TGCAGATCAACAAATTAATGCAGTTCTTTATTTTCCTGTAGGTATATCAAAGAAAATACTTGAACAATCAGTAAGGATAACGTTACAATTGCAGCCGGTTTTGAACAGCCGGTTTGTAGAAAATGATATTCCTTACTGGGAGGAACATTCATCTGCCACTAACTCACCTATTTGCCTTTTTGCAGAAGGAAATGATCAAGAACTTGAAATAATGGCAATAGATTTTATTAAGGAACCTGGTGATCGTATTCAGGGGCCTATGGTTCAAACAAAATTATTACGAGGCACTGCAACAGATATATTAGTTGTGAAATTATCTCATCTATGCTCAGATGGTGCAGGGGTCAAGGAATATATTAATTTGCTTGGAGCAATTTATACTCAACTTTCCTTGGGACTATCCAAGAATCAAATTATAAAGGAATTTGGTGAGGGAAATGAGAGTTTTCGAGATCAATCACATGTATTCAAATATGCTGGAATATCGGACATAAAAAGCGCGTATCGTCCTAACCAAGAACAACAGACATCGTTATGGGCTTTTCCATCTCAACCCAACAAAAATAACTCCCCCCAAATGTCCGTACGGCGGTTGAACCATGAGCAATCTCTACGTCTACTCCAATGGACAAAAGCACAACAGGCTACCTTGAATGATGTAATCATGACTGC
This genomic interval from Bacillus cereus contains the following:
- a CDS encoding condensation domain-containing protein, whose amino-acid sequence is MEQRKFSVTPQDRMNYILGLYSADQQINAVLYFPVGISKKILEQSVRITLQLQPVLNSRFVENDIPYWEEHSSATNSPICLFAEGNDQELEIMAIDFIKEPGDRIQGPMVQTKLLRGTATDILVVKLSHLCSDGAGVKEYINLLGAIYTQLSLGLSKNQIIKEFGEGNESFRDQSHVFKYAGISDIKSAYRPNQEQQTSLWAFPSQPNKNNSPQMSVRRLNHEQSLRLLQWTKAQQATLNDVIMTAYFRALSHFTVYAEPRTSEKMIGLTIDLRRYLPNYTTGAICNLSGMEMPVIKMEDDESFNQTLVRIKQSMDKIKSQNPGLSSAAGMELLAGMKLSVVKEMYNQQYEQALQMGMALPLLTNFGVIADEPIQFGEVQAEDGYMTSPIMYAPFFSMGASFYNGRLTFTIGYHTPDTSKEKVDKFLESVVNQLS